The Methanoculleus thermophilus genome includes a window with the following:
- a CDS encoding MEMAR_RS02690 family S-layer glycoprotein, translated as MKSMTKLMVVAMILAAALVVAPVAAARTISSGDTIYVGEENLDLSSVFGAASGSGNLVRFSGSLSDRNVVQVIQVSDITSFDLTATAVGSGAGTTWQAFQAGADYTDPGIAPDGRVLIENPSMNLRVLLGSTGTTSVDGQSVSRTSDIRFRIDHNLAGLNTPGMPKDYNLVEVRVTTPSGGTVTTLGGEDLKVHLGQAQWNETPVIPVANLPTGTYTARAVWSSDSADLTDSNSVTFEVTSGAVAIEADKDSVVRGNDFSVTITGESEKYYWVNITTSASTGKAQPKLVPNQVGWQSGYGDETHGLFKTTAGGTRTVAFTTNSSTDAKTYTIEVAGPVNSTGSAMSGVAVKTDSVKVRVEEGSVTITASGTGTYYVGEEITLSGTCTESDTVYLFMTGPNLGSEGVNPENLTRLNNAQPLEVDVEGDDTWSYDWDTGNLGALEAGGYTIYAVSEPRDRNNLSGAKYATATIQLRPGFVTATVSGATVASGDDIKITGTAQGSTNDVQIWIFGKNFYGDAANSRVVNVETVSVEDDGTFEYELDNTELLSSGQYFVIVQHPMSGGYAVGTNGRYLTGPGLPAAGSAGSVDLTQLTASAAANAVINALNSPYSDDKYTKLTFFLEDAWIRIDPIGDQSAGSTFTITGTTNLAAGGELIVEVTSAAFQPGAAGETSGFSSDAGTVTIQQGETANTWSFEVDGTTFRPDQYTVTVESIETQTSTSTTFNIVEGTAPTPTGTETTTPTGTETTTPTGTATTEPTPTQSPGFGALVALAGLGAVAFLVLRRD; from the coding sequence ATGAAGAGTATGACAAAACTGATGGTCGTTGCCATGATCCTCGCGGCTGCGCTGGTCGTTGCACCGGTTGCGGCAGCGCGGACTATAAGTTCCGGCGACACCATCTATGTAGGTGAAGAAAACCTCGACCTGTCGAGTGTCTTCGGTGCTGCCAGTGGCAGTGGAAACTTAGTTCGTTTCAGCGGCAGCCTGAGTGACAGGAATGTCGTACAGGTCATTCAGGTATCCGATATCACCAGCTTCGACCTGACTGCAACGGCAGTTGGATCCGGAGCCGGGACCACCTGGCAGGCCTTCCAAGCCGGTGCCGATTACACTGACCCAGGTATAGCCCCTGACGGAAGAGTTCTCATTGAGAACCCCTCGATGAACCTTCGCGTCCTGCTGGGCAGCACTGGTACCACGTCCGTGGATGGCCAGTCTGTGTCCCGGACAAGCGACATCCGGTTCCGGATTGACCACAACCTTGCAGGCCTTAACACCCCTGGCATGCCTAAGGACTACAACCTCGTTGAAGTCCGCGTCACCACACCCAGCGGCGGTACGGTGACGACACTCGGTGGCGAGGACCTTAAGGTACACCTCGGTCAGGCGCAGTGGAATGAGACGCCTGTTATCCCTGTGGCCAATCTCCCAACCGGTACCTACACTGCACGGGCAGTCTGGTCCAGCGACTCTGCCGATCTGACGGACTCCAACTCCGTGACCTTCGAGGTCACCTCCGGGGCAGTCGCCATTGAGGCTGACAAGGATTCGGTTGTTCGCGGCAATGACTTCTCCGTGACCATCACCGGCGAGTCCGAGAAGTACTACTGGGTGAACATCACAACCTCTGCATCCACCGGCAAGGCCCAGCCGAAGCTTGTCCCGAACCAGGTTGGATGGCAGAGCGGTTATGGCGACGAGACTCACGGGCTCTTTAAGACCACTGCTGGTGGAACCCGGACTGTTGCATTCACCACCAACTCCTCGACTGATGCCAAGACCTACACCATCGAAGTCGCAGGTCCTGTTAACTCGACTGGCTCTGCAATGTCGGGCGTCGCCGTCAAGACTGACAGCGTCAAGGTGAGGGTTGAGGAAGGCTCGGTTACCATCACCGCGTCCGGAACCGGCACCTACTACGTCGGTGAGGAGATCACACTCTCCGGTACCTGCACTGAGAGCGACACAGTCTACCTCTTCATGACCGGTCCGAACCTCGGCAGTGAGGGTGTCAACCCTGAGAACCTTACGCGCCTGAACAATGCGCAGCCTCTCGAAGTGGATGTTGAGGGGGACGACACCTGGTCCTATGACTGGGATACTGGCAACCTCGGCGCTCTTGAAGCCGGTGGTTACACAATCTACGCAGTTTCGGAGCCCCGGGACAGGAATAACCTTTCCGGCGCCAAGTATGCCACGGCCACCATCCAGCTCCGGCCCGGATTTGTCACCGCGACCGTGAGCGGCGCTACTGTTGCCAGCGGTGATGACATCAAGATCACCGGAACTGCACAGGGCAGCACAAATGATGTCCAGATCTGGATCTTCGGCAAGAACTTCTACGGCGATGCTGCAAACAGCAGGGTCGTAAATGTCGAGACCGTCAGTGTTGAGGATGACGGTACGTTCGAGTACGAACTCGACAACACCGAGTTGCTCTCTTCCGGCCAGTACTTTGTCATCGTCCAGCACCCGATGAGCGGTGGCTACGCAGTTGGCACCAACGGGCGGTACCTGACCGGGCCCGGCTTACCCGCAGCAGGATCTGCAGGTAGTGTTGACCTCACGCAGCTGACGGCTTCCGCTGCAGCAAACGCGGTTATCAACGCCCTTAACTCGCCGTATTCCGACGACAAGTACACGAAGCTGACCTTCTTCCTCGAGGATGCCTGGATCCGGATCGACCCGATCGGTGACCAGTCCGCAGGAAGCACGTTCACGATCACCGGTACCACCAACCTCGCGGCTGGCGGTGAGCTGATCGTCGAAGTGACCTCCGCTGCGTTCCAGCCCGGTGCGGCCGGTGAGACCTCTGGCTTCTCGAGCGACGCTGGCACCGTGACCATCCAGCAGGGCGAGACCGCGAACACCTGGTCCTTCGAGGTCGACGGAACCACCTTCAGGCCCGACCAGTACACCGTCACGGTCGAGTCCATCGAGACTCAGACGTCCACAAGCACGACCTTCAACATCGTTGAGGGCACCGCGCCGACGCCGACGGGCACTGAGACCACCACCCCGACGGGCACTGAGACCACCACCCCGACCGGAACTGCGACCACTGAGCCAACCCCCACCCAGTCCCCCGGATTCGGAGCACTTGTTGCTCTTGCCGGCCTTGGTGCGGTTGCCTTCCTGGTCCTTCGTCGGGACTAA
- a CDS encoding thymidylate synthase, whose amino-acid sequence MRIIRAPTLARAHELAVKTVLEKGWVLETENDEATVECEELTLEVESPETEPMASPASRFQKRFLDVYVDNLLHGSDAKFEYDYHRRLFDWGERLTTEGEDVHVDQIDYIARKLAAAPNSRRAVAVTWNPVVDENLNDCPCLQLVQCLLRDGKLQMKVVFRSNDILSAAGSNMYALVHLQKAIADRLGVPCGRYTHIALVPHVYYRRDLNDIEPFCRSGTEIRPIAEVCRVCGKCPRSSEVRR is encoded by the coding sequence ATGCGGATCATTCGGGCCCCCACACTCGCACGGGCACACGAACTGGCAGTCAAGACCGTCCTCGAGAAGGGATGGGTGCTGGAGACCGAGAACGACGAAGCGACGGTCGAGTGCGAAGAACTCACGCTCGAGGTGGAGTCGCCGGAGACCGAGCCGATGGCAAGCCCCGCCTCCCGGTTCCAGAAGCGGTTCCTGGACGTTTACGTCGATAACCTCCTGCACGGCTCCGATGCAAAGTTCGAGTACGACTATCACCGGCGGCTCTTCGACTGGGGGGAAAGACTCACGACGGAGGGCGAGGACGTCCACGTCGACCAGATCGACTATATTGCCAGAAAGCTCGCCGCCGCCCCGAACTCCCGGCGGGCGGTCGCGGTCACCTGGAACCCGGTCGTCGACGAGAACCTCAATGACTGCCCCTGCCTGCAGCTCGTCCAGTGTCTGCTGCGGGACGGAAAACTCCAGATGAAGGTCGTCTTCCGGAGCAACGATATCCTCTCCGCCGCCGGGTCGAATATGTATGCGCTCGTGCACCTCCAGAAGGCGATCGCGGATCGACTCGGTGTCCCCTGCGGGCGCTACACCCACATCGCGCTCGTCCCCCACGTATACTACAGGCGGGATCTCAACGATATCGAGCCGTTCTGCAGATCCGGGACGGAGATCCGGCCTATCGCCGAGGTCTGCAGGGTGTGCGGGAAGTGCCCGCGGTCGTCCGAAGTACGCCGCTGA